A stretch of the Panicum virgatum strain AP13 chromosome 9N, P.virgatum_v5, whole genome shotgun sequence genome encodes the following:
- the LOC120690290 gene encoding WD repeat-containing protein 91-like, which translates to MENIRYAEELVREFLVFRGFTSTLQAYESELSTEIGRNFQVDKILDLVFSEYIAKYQLDRLVGLFTFFKQCFTSPADTELFSTLVKLELSVLRYYVINALKSGRQDKVIEFFGESSNYLMQKREDWLPWFAIPYIKNPSFDPQFRVYFSKEWLDTLILSFRNFLSGIFNDTRIPALLRISTEKNTIKSLKNDIKQLNNKLAELQASLEAKEDEISQLRRNYNGAGYGNKNLISTSTAGAPLEQELSENYEESSISSSMIQGFDSRSSCSVKYSTRDGKFHESSEIRHTEDEQVLVTEEDFPKVRVGFQETFLGHNSSISQCRFSASGSNIASSSIDGTVRIWTYDSSTPSSKNATIYCGAEVSTLSWECRSDRLLLIGTANGGIKAWNADAKRVVCDLNTSRDFPSVLDLKCSPVDPVFVSAAASRRHGSTIFERTGFANLTVWHMKTCKPLTVLPLGEDPPAITSLCFNHNGKILAASSTDGMIHMFDMSAGLQITGWPAHDSPVSSVLFGPAETSIFSLGSDGKIFEWSLHNQGQILWSRDCSRFCNPESFNKRMHEIALDPNGKRLLVTSGLVRAPIYQVQGHESGLRTLPHSSSITSVDWHPTLPMYITGSADHSVRVTSIL; encoded by the exons ATGGAGAACATCCGGTATGCCGAGGAGCTCGTAAGGGAGTTCCTAGTGTTCAGGGGTTTCACAAGTACGCTGCAAGCATACGAGTCAGAGTTATCTACTGAGATCGGCAGGAACTTTCAAGTAGATAAGATCCTGGATTTAGTATTCTCCGAGTATATAGCCAAATACCAACTGGATAGGTTGGTAGGCCTGTTTACCTTTTTCAAGCAGTGTTTCACATCACCTGCGGACACAGAGTTGTTCTCGACCCTTGTTAAGTTGGAGCTATCAGTTTTAAGGTACTATGTTATCAATGCTTTGAAATCTGGAAGACAGGACAAAGTAATTGAATTCTTTGGTGAAAGCAGCAATTATCTGATGCAAAAACGTGAAGATTGGCTGCCATGGTTCG CTATTCCATATATTAAGAACCCAAGCTTCGATCCGCAGTTCCGTGTATATTTCTCCAAAGAATGGTTGGACACTTTGATTCTTTCATTTCGGAATTTTTTGAGCGGGATATTCAATGATACTC GAATCCCAGCTCTTTTAAGAATTAGCACCGAAAAGAATACCATCAAATCCCTCAAGAATGACATAAAGCAACTGAATAATAAATTGGCAGAGCTACAAGCGTCGTTAGAGGCTAAGGAAGATGAAATATCTCAGTTGAGAAG GAACTACAATGGTGCTGGTTATGGAAACAAGAATTTAATTAGTACTAGTACAGCTGGTGCCCCTCTTGAACAAGAGTTGTCAGAAAACTATGAAGAATCCTCAATCTCAAGTAGCATGATTCAGGGTTTTGATTCAAGGTCTTCATGCTCAGTGAAATATTCTACAAGAGATGGGAAATTCCATGAATCTTCTGAGATAAGACATACAG AGGATGAGCAGGTTTTGGTGACCGAGGAAGACTTTCCTAAAGTGAGAGTGGGTTTTCAG GAAACATTTTTAGGCCATAACAGTTCGATTAGCCAATGTCGTTTTTCTGCTTCCGGTTCAAATATTGCTAGTTCGTCAATCGATGGTACAGTTAG GATCTGGACGTATGATTCATCAACACCATCATCCAAAAATGCTACTATATACTGTGGGGCCGAAGTCAGTACACTTTCTTGGGAATGCAGATCTGACAGATTG CTACTCATAGGCACAGCTAATGGAGGAATTAAAGCTTGGAATGCTGATGCAAAGAGAGTTGTTTGCGACCTGAATACATCAAGAGACTTTCCAAG TGTCTTAGATTTGAAATGTAGCCCTGTCGATCCTGTGTTTGTCTCTGCAGCTGCATCAAGACG GCATGGATCAACTATTTTTGAGAGAACAGGATTCGCAAATTTGACCGTCTGGCATATGAAAACATGCAAGCCATTG ACAGTCCTCCCTCTTGGTGAGGATCCTCCTGCTATCACCTCTCTTTGCTTCAATCACAATGGAAAAATCTTGGCAGCTTCTTCTACAGATGGGATGATTCACATGTTTG ACATGTCTGCTGGTCTTCAAATTACGGGATGGCCTGCGCATGATTCCCCAGTGAGCTCAGTTCTTTTTGGGCCAGCAGAAACTAGCATATTCAGTTTAGGCTCAGATGGAAAG ATATTTGAATGGAGCTTGCACAATCAAGGCCAGATTCTTTGGTCAAGAGATTGCAGCAG ATTTTGCAATCCAGAGAGCTTTAACAAGCGAATGCATGAGATAGCATTGGATCCTAATGGAAAGAGGCTGTTGGTTACCTCCGGGTTGGTCCGGGCCCCAATATATCAG GTACAAGGCCATGAGAGTGGATTGAGGACACTACCACATAGTTCATCTATCACAAGTGTGGATTGGCATCCAACACTGCCAATGTACATCACCGGGTCAGCAGACCACTCTGTCCGGGTTACATCTATtttatga